The nucleotide sequence CTTTTCCAACATTTcacaccatttctagttcaattctattgaatgaatagtaactaatttcaatctcgttttcctaggaaaggaattatccccgaggcccgtgttccagcctactacatctaagacatgccaaagaagaaagatgaagtcttacatacctcttttcgttccttctgctactccaaatccacgttgcaaattcgccagaatctacattttggtcatgtttaccaaactttGATTAGAGTCTTTCGAAGTCCAATCTTGAATGTAcatttgtctatagaaattttggcagcatttcccctgtaaatgcgccatccccgagattctaactcggccaattttaatcaacaacaatccgggaatttaacccggccaaactatcaacaacaattccaacaattcaattcaattagatttcattcaattcatataactttcaaacgattcaatcaatatactacttcgtCCGACACTttacaatttcaacaaaaacaataacaacttaattccttctttcaaattcataaactacatccacacttccatatatcaacaacattacttccataaattcaagaaaacatattgaaatcacatggaactccaaatcagcccatactcacggccataacatcaacatgcataatttccatgaagtccattcatttctacatgccaaacatacacaaaccatctataatacatactccaaacatgctaaataaattagtttctCACTTCCATATCatacaacacatacacggccacaccataccataccataatttcatgaacttcattctcttttacatatcacaacatacataaacacctataaaccATGTAGAAAAGGATAGAACCTCACCTACTTCTCCTCCCTTCATCTTCTCGGCTAGGCTTGTAGTTTGTGGAAACGAACGCGtctcttgctccaacaactactccataacgacgagggccttccaactAGCgggagaaacatgaagaaagaattttccatgatcaacttagggggggctggttcggccagcccctatTGCCgccccttctctctttttttttttttttcctttctttcctctCCCCTTCTCTTAAATTTTCTAAGACCAAATGATAATTTGTCTTGTTTCTTTCaagacttatacatatatatatacataattagtggcatgtgaggggcacatgcccctctctagatttttcttgattttttctcccttcttcttgaattctttttctaaataaaagatgacttaatttgtcatcttctttttcccccttttttgaaaaaaaattcggccacatggccattccaTGGAATTCTCAAGACTTtgtgtaaaattcccgttttacccttagccttttacaatattaccatgatgccacttagcaaatttcctttttcgcccttaATCTTTCTCAACATTTCTATACTACCaatgtccataaataatactcataacctacttatgcattaaaataattttgaaacatagtctcgtccttaactttccacgtcgacttcgaaatttccaaacgtataaaatacgggctatttgcaagttccatttattccaattttggtcccaaattttcctaattgttccataccaacaaattcatgcacaacttgtATCTccaaataaaatcgaaggttaagaattccgactttgtatcccgaaatagttttgtctctaacttatcacaGTTAATCCGAATTGtttcaatatacaaaaatgcgggatataacacatatgttgatgattctcattctttccttcacactacacaactaaacatgctacatagaatcaatttatcatctcaacacaacacatacacctacacggccaaacctcacacacatggcctcaactccaacatgctatattccatgattttcatccattttaacatactacaacatgtatacaacctttataacatataaaacatgattaattcttacctttcttcttcaacttcacaaataggctagggtttgcaaggatgaaaacggatggttggatgacccgaataacacttccacgctacttagggacctcaacttagtgggtttgcatcaaagaaataatttttggatggctaaaattggacttgaaatttccaagggttggccgaatggtcccttATGTTCATCCAagtttctcttatttttttctaagtgttggaatgaagaaagatgaacacttagtcatcttttatgctcccacACATATTACaaaagtgtccatggcccacacatgtgttggaccaattaaaattggccacaaaaatgtgtgggaccatttgaAGGTCACATGGCCACAAGGCCAagattgcatgattttcaactttcaacaattccacttttggtcccaaattttcctaattgttccataccaataaactcatgaacaacttgtgtctcaaaacgaaatcgaaggtcaaaagtctcgacattgtatcccggaatggttttgtctctaacctatcatagtcaatccgaattgtcccaatgtacaaaatgtgGGATATAACAATTGTCTCATGTTGGGGAAAGGTACAACATCTAAATATTGACACCATACTTATACCAATTCTTGCCAAAACATCATCAACTGGAAGTTTGTGGTGCCAGACCCTcgatagaaagaaagaaatcttGTATGGTAAGCCCTTAGTCCACATCATTTTAAAACACCAGCTTTCCTGTTTCTTCTGTCTATTAGCCTCCCAAGCAGTACTCACTGTGAATTTGCATGTGCTTGTCAATAACAACCAAGCCTTGTCACTAGTCATCTCCCTATCATTGGTAGTCAACTCGCACCGATATGTTCAACAATTTCGCAGCAAAGTGTGATGCAAAGCATCAAAGTTCCATGTTCCATGTGTCATAACTTCATTCACTTCTTCAATATCTTCATTGAGTTGAAAACCAGCAGGAATCAGCTTAACCAAAGGTCCTATCCTAGTCCAGTTATCAAACCAGAAGCTAGATGAGCCATTCCTAGGCTCCACCAAATGGTATGTTCAATATCATCCCTGGCTTCTAGTATTTTCTTCCAGAGCTGAGATCCTCCCTTCCAGCCTACCAGAATTGGAATTTACCTTTTGCAGTATTTGTTCCACATAAATGTGGACCATAAAGTACAGCTAGTCCTGAACCTCCACCATAGCTTAGCAAAGAGTGCTTTTGAAACATCAAATAGAGATCTGAATCCCATGCCACCTTCTTGTCTTGGATAGCACATATTTAACCAAGAGGCCCAATGTCTATTCCTTTTATCTTCCTTGTTACTCTAATAAAACCTGGCAAATATCCTATGTAACTCTTGAATAGTGTACCTTGTAGGGACCATTGCAGACAACAAATACATTGGCATACTTTGATGAGCACAGCTTTACCTCTAAAAGACATCAACTTGCCTTTCCAGTTCTGGAGCTTGTCTTTCACCTTCTTTATCAGATCATTGTAATATGCTTTCTTCTTTCTGCTATGAAATATTGGGCATCCCAGATACTTGAATGGAAACTCACCTCTTGTAAAACCAGTGATTTGTGCCACATCTTGAACTAGACTCATTGCACAGGTTTTATACATGCAAAAACAACTCTTGtctcttttcattcttttccctGAGACAGTCTCATAATTTAGCAAAACTTCCATTATTAATTTCAATGAGTATTTGTCAGCTGAGGAAAAGATTATGGTGTCATCTTCATATGCCAGATGATTTAGATCTGCACTCCATTTAGGCATGCCAAAACCTCTATACATTGGATCATCAAACAAGCTGTTCAAGGCCCTTGTAAGAACTTCTGAAGACAGTATAAATAGTGCTACAGATAGAGGGTCACCTTGTTTGACCCCTCTTGTTGAATGAAAAAATCCATGTAACTGACCACTGATCAGCACAGAATACCAATTGTTAGCTATAAGTCTCCAAATCATATCCACAAAACCATCTGAAAAGCCCATCTTGTGAAGAATTATAATAAAAAACAACCAAGACACCCTATCATAGGCCTTTTCCatatctaactttttttttttggtaaacagCATATTTCATTAATAACCAAAAGTATTACATACAAAACAGTAGCAGTATTTGGACTAACTGCTAGCCTCTATATCCTATCTCTATCTACTATACTTATATCACTGTCAAACTAGTAGACCAAGATCATTACATTCATTACAGTTATGTATCAACTTACGCAAGATACTATGGATATGCATTCAGTCCCTGCAGTGCATCATACCATCTTCTATTAGCTTGGCCTCTAATGTTTAACTGTATCACAATGTCCTTCAGTACCTTAGCTGCCAGTAGACTGCTATTCTGAAATCTTAGCTTGTTCCATTCCCTCCATATAGCATCAACAATCATTGCAAATGCACAGCTGGAAATTTCTGCCAGGCCTGCTCTTTTCTTGGCCAATTTACAAGCCCATTTCACCTCTGTATTCCAATCAGCAATGTTCCTCCGATAACCCATCCACACACATAATCTATACCACATCTGTCTGGTGATAGCACATTCAAAGAACAGGTGTGCAAATGTTTCCCTGTACAGCCCACAAAAAGCACAATCTGGTGGCACCTGGATTCCAAGCTTCATCAGTCTATCAACAGTTGCCAACCTCTGGTGTAAAGCTAACCATAATATGAATTTATATCTGGGATGTATACTAGCTTGCAGGGATAAACTCTTCCATTCAACCTTGGGATGTTGGGGTAGCAGAGTCAAGTACATTTTCCTGATGGCAAAGCCATTTCCAATCAGAGCTGATTTCAGTATTGTTTGCAGTGTTCCATCAGCTACTTGCCCTTGCAACACCAGTTCCCTTGATGCTATTATCTTCCTCACCACCCATGAAGCAGTCTTGGGGATGAGCATAGTTTCTAAGCTGTTATGCTTTATGTAGTAGCTATGTATCCATTGAATCCACGATTTTTCCCTTGCCACGTTCCACCCATTTTAAGATAGCGACTCGTATTTCATAAACATATATTAATGATATTCAGTCCACCAGCAGCATATGGCAAGCAAACATCATTCCAAGCCACTAGAGCCTTTTTTGATATTGAAACAGCCCCTGTCCACAGAAAAGTTCTACAAATCTGCTCAATGACCTTCATAACTTTCTTGGGGATTAAGAATATTTGTGCCCAATATGCTTGGACACCAAACAGTACTGATTTGATTAGCTGTACCCTGCCTGCATAAGATAGAAGTTTGGCAGACCAACATGTGACTTTAGCAGTAATTTTCTCAATCAGTGGCAAATATTGATGTACATTTAGCTTCTTTGATGCCAGTGGTACACCCAAGTATCTGAATGGAAGCACCCCAGCATTGAAGCCAAGTTCATCCAGTATCTCCTGTCTAGTATGGTCAGCAACTCCAGAAATGTAAATGGAGCTCTTATCTGTATTTGCCTGAAGCCCAGACACTCTAGAGAATATCTGAAATGCAGCATTCATTAATTTAATGGATGAAATATCAGCCCTGCAATACATAAGAAGGTCGTACGCAAAACGGATATGTGCTCCTCGCCCTTCCCCGCATCTTGGATGATAATTAAAATCCCCATTAAACTCAAGTTGACTTAGTCTCTCTCCCAGTACTCCATTGCAAGCACAAAGAGGTAGGGAGACATAGGATCTCCCTGCCTAATACCCCTCTTTGCAGGAAAAGGTGCAGTCAACCC is from Lycium ferocissimum isolate CSIRO_LF1 unplaced genomic scaffold, AGI_CSIRO_Lferr_CH_V1 ctg5616, whole genome shotgun sequence and encodes:
- the LOC132044950 gene encoding uncharacterized protein LOC132044950, producing MLIPKTASWVVRKIIASRELVLQGQVADGTLQTILKSALIGNGFAIRKMYLTLLPQHPKVEWKSLSLQASIHPRYKFILWLALHQRLATVDRLMKLGIQVPPDCAFCGLYRETFAHLFFECAITRQMWYRLCVWMGYRRNIADWNTEVKWACKLAKKRAGLAEISSCAFAMIVDAIWREWNKLRFQNSSLLAAKVLKDIVIQLNIRGQANRRWYDALQGLNAYP
- the LOC132044949 gene encoding uncharacterized protein LOC132044949 is translated as MEKAYDRVSWLFFIIILHKMGFSDGFVDMIWRLIANNWYSVLISGQLHGFFHSTRGVKQGDPLSVALFILSSEVLTRALNSLFDDPMYRGFGMPKWSADLNHLAYEDDTIIFSSADKYSLKLIMEVLLNYETVSGKRMKRDKSCFCMYKTCAMSLVQDVAQITGFTRGEFPFKYLGCPIFHSRKKKAYYNDLIKKVKDKLQNWKGKLMSFRGKAVLIKSNKEDKRNRHWASWLNMCYPRQEGGMGFRSLFDVSKALFAKLWWRFRTSCTLWSTFMWNKYCKRIGPLVKLIPAGFQLNEDIEEVNEVMTHGTWNFDALHHTLLRNC